CCCTCTTCCGAGATTGTGAAAATTTTTAGATCTTTGGATTTCAGATTATAACTAAATCTTGAGAATTTTGGAGTTACCATTCCAAAGCAGGTGACTTATTCCTGAAATGGGCCTTTATCTTTTTTCAGGGAGAAAATCAGATCACAGTCATGATCAGAAGAAAGGTTTGAAGCGGGGCATAGAGGAGGTGGGTATCGCACTCTTTTTTATGAGATAATAGTCATCAAAAGTTTAGGTACATaactttttaatgttttaaataagCATATAATATGTTATTTTAGTGATACAATTTAATGTCTTGGCAAATAAGGATGCATTTATGTGGTGAACTTCAATTTTGTGTTCCTACACGTAAGATCTTGTTTTAGTGCAAATAAATCTTAGAACTTTAATGCCCCATTTcttgcatttttcaatttttgattatGTTTTACAATTTACACAAATTTACAATGCTGTAGATTTTGGTAGTGTCTCTTGGCTTCTATACGTATCATAATCTTGTTTCCAACAAATTAAATGCTCGCACTTTCTTTTTGCAAGACTCGTTTTTCTGATACATCTGACTCTGAAGGTAAAGGTATTGTCAGCGGAGGATTACTTTTTAAAGAACATTGAATTTTCGACATGGCTTAAAAAGGAACGGGGAATATTTTTCTCCAGTCTCTCTTCAGAGAGTTCACACATGTTATTTCTTGAATTTGTAATTGCTTGGAATTCTGGAGAGTTACATAGTGATTATTATGAAGGTATGAGCACTGCTCCTCGCACTGATCATAATTGGGGTCTGAAAGGAGTAAAAAAAACATTAACTGAAGGTGCGCTACCTCTTTTAATGCGTTCACTCGTAGAATTTTGCAAATCTCCTTGATGTATGTTTTAATCCTATATTGGTTGCAACAGATAGTATTGACCCCGTTGAAGAAAGGGAAATAGCTAAAAAAATTGAGAAGTCAGAGAGAAAGAAAtttcagaaaatgcaagaagttgCCTTGGATGAATTGCTTCCAAAGGCTACCGGACGTGAGAGGCTTCTTGAAAAAAAATCTTTGAATAGGGAAAAAGCAAGAGCACGAGAAGATAGCCCAGAACCGATTAAAGAGAAGGATCTTTTGGGTGGTGGTGATGACTTTCACGCGAGGTTAGTAGAAATTGTTGGATGTTGGTTTTCTATGAATCCATAGGATGAGTTCTCAAAGAACTTTCTATTTAGTTTGTATTGAAGTTATGCTTTTCTATGGCCCGTAGATTTGGGAACCCTTTGCTGATGGGTTTAAACTTTGTGTAGACTTGATAGAGAGCGTGCAAGAAGGCAAAAAAAAGTGATGGAAAGATCTGCAGTCTTTCAAGAGAAGCTCCAAGCATCCAGACAGAAAGAAGCTGCAGCTTTGAGCCAACTGCAAGCAATTGTTAATGATGCAGGTGGAAAGATCACCATCCCAAAGAGGACATGACACTGCTAAGTTTACTTAAGACATGAAATTGAATGGTTCAAGTTCTTAGATTGCAATTTGATAATAAAAAGTTGGTACAAACTAGTTTTTGCACCTTGAATGCAAGAAACTGATGTATAAGCACTATTATTATGCTCACTAAAGATTTAAGTATTAAAAACGTGCAAACTGAAAATTCAGGAAACTCGATAATGTTAATGAATGTAGTTTCATAGCACAAGAAAACTACTTTTGTTTTGCCTATTTAACAGATTGAGAAATTGTGACTTCATACTTAGTTTGCATGAAGTACCGATGAAGCAAACAAACGTCTAGGCAATGTTGCCAATTGTTGAATAACCATCTCTAGAGAAGGTGAAAGAAGTGCTGAAACCAATGGTATAGCAGGAGTAGAGGAAGTCGGGCATTGAGAAATTGAAACAGAACGTGGGTGAGACTCAACAGTAGGAGCTGATAGAACTAAAAGAGTGGGGCTCTCCAAAGACTCgccaactgcatgagaaatattcTTGAGAACATGACTTGCCATAGGGGAAATGAGAATAGAAGAGTCAACATCCTGAGAAGACATCGCATCCTTAGAGGAATCATCAACTAGGTAGTTGAAAACATTAATAGTCAAGTGATCTGTGTGGGTATTTCTCCACCATGTTGATGAGCCCTTATGTGAGAGAGTGAACAATTACAAGCCAGGTGGCTGATAGCAAAACATCATCTACCTTTAAAGGGAGATCCTCATAGTCAAGTAGGTGAGTCCAAGGTCTATCCCTACCATCAAAACATATCCTTGTGAAGAGCCTTAGAGATATTATTGTCCACCAAAATATCAGCAAACATAAAATGACCCATACAGGAAGAAGTAGAGTCAACCTTCAAGAAACTACCAATTGCATTGCTAATGGCCTCATAGCAAGAATCTTTTGAGAACTACAGAGGAAGATTTAGGAGCAGAACCCAAACAGATATAGCAGGGGGTTGAAGGGGATAGCCCAAGGCTTAACCGAGGCATAGTGCCCTCACTacagccctaacctaccctcaagCTATCATTTGAAGAGACATAagttacaatgaagaagccactGACACAAGGAACTAGCTTGATCTTACCATCAATGAGAGGCTTCCATGAATCCAAAGCCTAGTTGTGTAAGTTGGGAAGATAGACCCACAAATTGTTGAATCTACAAATTATTTCCCATTGAAGATTAAAATCTTCATTTTCCACAAACCACCATAGGGAGGATTGTGCATATGAGATGGACAATATTTTATCTTGTTGCAAAGAGCGAATAAGAACCTTAGAGCCTACGATGGTCGCAAAGGTCTGTTGGCGATCTAATCCCAAAGCAGTAAACTTTTATCGAGTTGCAACACGATGATAAGGAGAATCCATAAACATAGGCTAAAAAATTGTAGTGTCTTCGTATCGTTACTGGCCTTGGGAGCCAACCCACCACCAGAATCAGACAAAATAGACTTGTTGCTCAAATCATAACAAATAGGGAATGGAGGAAAGTCAGATGCAAGAGCTATGGAGACCCTGCACGTAAAGGCTACTATTTGGGGAGAACTCCCACACTCAAAATTATTTGGATGTTGCTGACCCTATTCTTAGTTGTATTGGTGATTGTCTTATAGCTACATGAGCATGGAATGTTGCGTATGCTAATATGTATGCATGAATCCGAACACTTCAAATAATTATTTCATTTTTGTGCCATGTGAATTGTATCTTAGAATAATCATTGATTGTTGCCTAGTGTTACTTGTCTTCTATTTGATTGACATTGTGAACCCTCTTGCTTAGCAACCCTCGTGGCACTTGTCAAATATGTTAGAATGTATATCTCAATGTTAGTTTAGTTGACTAGAAGCAATGTGGAAGATTGATGTTGATTATTTCCATGTAATGCTAGAAATGCAAATGTATTATGGTTTTATGCGTCAGCTAGGAAATTGATTAATATTTTAGGTGGTAAAATATTGATTGAGATGTTGATTATTGTATTCGAAGATTCATAATACTTGTATTAGTATTATGGTTTTATGTGTCAGCTAGGAAATTGATTAAAATTTTAGGTGGTAAACTAACAtggttgtcacaaccctcctttatcacttttttgatttaaaatacaaaactctatttatattctttggatgaattatggaatgaatattgtaagggaataaattaataaaccacacacacatggaaaatgcatatatattttaaaattgttatttaatttccctcacccaaattaaggcacatgttgtaggaggaataagaagcttctagaggcttctccacctccttgcatgtaactcctcccactaagcctaattaatttgcatggaggccaaattgggagaagaatctctttttttaaattaaaaaaaaataggtagtgggaaattgtaatttcttttataaaatgggaacaagtttcaaggaaaagctagctaatcttgataagaaatttctgcaagttgaattctctttggtagtccacttcattggcagcaaggattttgttggaggatttttcttcaaattggaggatcaaggaggactccacaccatcttcaagcatccaggttcctccaacttagttcatgcatctcatttttatggtagattagatttgattagattaattatgagtatgaaattttaattgtattttgttaaagagTTAGTTTAGAAAATGAGAATCCTGGTTTTAATAAGGTTCATTgttaaaattcttgatatgaatttagtttttagatttttgtaaagaatgagatttattgtaaaataagattcattgtttaaatttttagtttcagattttagagaataaaattcattgtttttgtcttaaattttgtagaatgaaattcatttcttttgaaaataagatacattagtttcagattttagagaataaaattcattgttttatcttagattttgtagaatgaaattcatttcttttgaaaataagatacattagtttcagattttagagaataaaattcattattttgtctcagatttgtagaatgaaattcattttttttcttgaaaataagattcattgttttaattctgataagaaattagtttcaaagtaaatggaaattagattattatcttcagtttattttgataaaaattagatctccctgtgtgtataaataaatctcctccctctgtgaatgaattttccctgtgtaaaaataaaaataaaaatggataactctctctgtgaatgaaattttttttttcttcctgtgtaaaggaatgaattcctttctctgtgaataagctttccctgtgtaggaaacagaagaaatgaagaaaagaaataaactccctctatctgtgaatgaatttccctgtagaaaacaaagaaatggaaaaaaaaaaaatccctctgGTTATTGTTTCATTTTGTCCCTGAGACAAACCTGCAACATTATTAATTACCTATTTTTTTTtagttataatactcctgtataaaaatgataatgtcaatactataacaaatatatatatatatatatatatatatatatatatatacatatatatatatatatacatatatacatatatatatatatatacatatatatatatatatacatatatatatatatatatacatatatatatacatatatatatataagtaacccaaaaaaataaaaacaaaaattaaaaaaacgaAAATAAAACGTTCGAACTTCACCCtcgcccgtaacgcatggcgttttgcTTTAATAGTAGCCCGCATGCAGGGACGGTTACATAGTAACCGTTgcagggtacggaggggcccgcagggtcccctcatccctgcggacctgcgcatgcagggccgcaggggtgatgggacccgtggtccccaccccgcaaccctctATATTATTATAAAACGATGCAAGCCCTCTTTGCCATTAAGttagaatttagttttttttttatttattatttaagtttcgaaatttgaaattgtaatttggttattttttttaaaaaaaaggaaacaaagttaatttttatttagtcttttttttcttctttagttGATAATATTGACAttaggaaatgatgatttttttttccttagtataaatttaaGGATATCGACTTTCAATtgaaaatgggattaatgtgtagcaagattgtaattaaactatcctaaataaactttaaaattgtagactatattcttcaaAAATTAAAGATCGTTAAGACACTCGAttgagattaacttaccttattataagtacttagatttaatcgttattttggattcgttaagtcatctttcatcatagattaattgctttcgttaatggttcatagcatgcgaatttttttaggataattatatcttccatgcaattactattatgcaagtttcatttgctatgcaaattacacttcaagtagttacttcaattatttacgctttcattttgtcattcgtagttagaaaattaaataaaggaagttggaaaaccaaaactagcagcgttcggtatatatggtgcctctgggtcacgcttacgggtaatgccgtcgtgttgaactactgcacttaacgcctaataaagctgcattaacgacgtctgtggcatcgtccctataaatcgtcggggagtaataagggtcatttggaagttaaaaatccaaggggcgggtaatccctcttggatcgataattaataagataacttttaattgaatttcacatccgttgagataaaccatagtaaacccctcttagggatggtctagttaagagctctcgtgaaaatgactttatttatctatttattcacctcgaagggatattggtgatttgtaattgggtgacgctcatgttaagtattaggatctagttattttgttaggccacaagcaataggccatcttgagccttcgcttaagtgctaccttcgtgggtagcaaccgcagagaaactgtctgggacactgaccctagaaagggttgcgtacccacaaaaaaatcagtttacatcaaaccatagtttagaaaacagaactacatactttacgccttgatcccgcgccgaagcgggtatgtaggcagtcttgggacggagttgcccctcgtactcaggcgttcgtgggtggggtctaggcttggttgagtaagaatcctaatcgaaagataagataatcaaactcaattcaatgcatactcggaaggaatcccgtatggattcgcttgacttcccgaggctttaagccaaattccgaggcggaattcaagcttgtcttattttcttattactcctaaggacggcgacctcggtgcattcttgttagaagaatgtagtacttagtgagtggctcaggacccgaatggtcccgatgagtctaagtctctggccagagcatctcctatcccgtttggatggatgcctaccctgtatgggtagatgcctatcccgtattggatagatgaaatttacgtcccgtatggacaactgcctaacccgtatggttagaagctcatcccgaatggatgaatgcccagtcctatttg
This genomic stretch from Cryptomeria japonica chromosome 8, Sugi_1.0, whole genome shotgun sequence harbors:
- the LOC131035897 gene encoding uncharacterized protein LOC131035897 isoform X2, with translation MARSEEGKRRDDGRDSDNDNDERKSSKKRRQKKSPVDSDSSADDNRKRKERRERKEKKHKRSKKDKVKTRHRDDHDDTDSDEQHSRVKKGGHKHKHRHHRRKSDHSHDQKKGLKRGIEEVLSAEDYFLKNIEFSTWLKKERGIFFSSLSSESSHMLFLEFVIAWNSGELHSDYYEGMSTAPRTDHNWGLKGVKKTLTEDSIDPVEEREIAKKIEKSERKKFQKMQEVALDELLPKATGRERLLEKKSLNREKARAREDSPEPIKEKDLLGGGDDFHARLDRERARRQKKVMERSAVFQEKLQASRQKEAAALSQLQAIVNDAGGKITIPKRT
- the LOC131035897 gene encoding uncharacterized protein LOC131035897 isoform X1 — protein: MARSEEGKRRDDGRDSDNDNDERKSSKKRRQKKSPVDSDSSADDNRKRKERRERKEKKHKRSKKDKVKTRHRDDHDDTDSDEQHSRVKKGGHKHKHRHHRRKSDHSHDQKKGLKRGIEEVKVLSAEDYFLKNIEFSTWLKKERGIFFSSLSSESSHMLFLEFVIAWNSGELHSDYYEGMSTAPRTDHNWGLKGVKKTLTEDSIDPVEEREIAKKIEKSERKKFQKMQEVALDELLPKATGRERLLEKKSLNREKARAREDSPEPIKEKDLLGGGDDFHARLDRERARRQKKVMERSAVFQEKLQASRQKEAAALSQLQAIVNDAGGKITIPKRT